In Brassica napus cultivar Da-Ae chromosome C2, Da-Ae, whole genome shotgun sequence, the sequence GATAAGGCTTTATTACAAAGTCCAACACATCCCTTTTGTTATTATTCGTTGATTGATCTCGGCAATGATGAGTCAGACAGCAGCTGAAGGAGACTCTCAGCAATTACGGACTATCAGGTATATATTATCTAGGAATCAACTTCTCGGCAACTTCTTTGTATTTGCATAAACTACACTTTAGTTAAGATTATTTCGTTGGAATGTCTCTGATGATATGTGTTTTACCAATTGCTTTGATATAGTGGCAAACAGAGATTTTACAAGTGAAACGTACTGGCACACACGAGGAGTGGATGCTGCGGTGAAGCTGTTCGACGAAGTGTCTAACTGAGGACACTTGATCTCCTGCACTGCTTTAAGTTTGTCTatagagatagagagatttATTTTGGGAAGTGAAGCTGTTCGAGGAAGGTTCTCATGTAACCTTTGTTGACTGAGAGAGGTGAAATATGTTAAGATTCTTATATTAGTATAGAACTGCGTTCAACTAGACTACTTGAAATGAAAACGGGATATTGAGAGATGTATTAAGGGAAGTGAGCACTGAGCACTGAGCACCTCACTTGTTTCATTTgaaataaatgtttattttctcaCTTTTGATGAATTTGTGTGCTATATGATCTTATTAGGGACTGTGCTAATGAAAAGGATCCTATCAAATACAGAGTGAAATGTGTGAACATTATCTTCATCTCCTAAGTAAAAAATACCACAGTTGGAGAATTTTACTATATATGATCGagtcttttgtgtgttttggaAAAGCTGCCATGTGGTCAATAAAGTGTAAAAAACGTCATCATCCTTTTCATATATCATCTACTCTTTGTACAACTAGAAAAGGCAGATCGTATTTTACTTCCAAAGACTGGAGCTGCTTCCTTGATATTCTTACCTGAGATGAACTGGATAAGCTCTAAGGAGTAGACACCAGCCTGACTTGGCAATTCCAGGTTCTCGGAGAATACTACGAGTTTTCCCCAAACCACATGCCTAACACGCTTCAGTTCTTCCAGGTTTCTGTCCAAGTTACTGAGAGAAGATAGCCACCGGTGAAGATTTTGTGTTTTCATGAGCCCCAGAAGACCGGTGAGGAAGCCTTGGAAACTCTCTGCACTCCCAAATCATTATGAATTCTCCATGAAGAAAGAAGCCAGTGAGAGTTCCTACCATTTTGGCCAAAGCTTCCAAGTTCATCTCATTGATGTGCGCATGGACTTCATTGTTGAAGCTGTCGAAAGAACCATGTTGCACCAATGATGATTCCTCCTTTCTTTCTTCCAAACGGCAATAACACTCAGGAAGGAGGCTGTTTATGTAAGCAAGTCGTTGTTTGTTAAGACCATTAACTGCTGGGTACATGATTGTGCTTATTGTATGTATGGACATGTCTGAAGCAAAGGCAAGTAAATCTTCCTTGACTTGTAAAGTTTCAGCCGTGATTGTCCTCATTTGTCCAAGCCTCACGGCAAAGGATAGAGCTTAAGTACCTTAATATCACCTGGCGAGAAGACAAAAACAGATATATAGTAGTTGCAGTTGAGGAAAAGATAAGCTTTAACGAGTTATATGTATATTCCTATCTCTGACTGCTTCTAGGCCATATGTATCAGCTAATTTTCTCTGACTTCACAAATTCAATGAGTGAAGAAAACAGCAACCTTAATGTAGTCAATATCATGGGACAAAATCTTTTCAGTATCAAACCCCGGGAATGATTCGCTCTAGCATTCTAGAACGATCAGCTACATGCATCTTTTCCTCTAGTTTATGTTTCCACTCCTTCCAAAACGGTGATTGTTCCTATAATGTCTTCCTCTTTCGTTACGAGTTGTTCAATGATCGAGTCGGCGATCAGTTCATTTTTTGGTGCAAATCCATTCCTTGCCAGCCAAGAAAGAATGGTAATAAGAGCAGTTGCATTGGCCTTGCAGGTCGATTCATCATCACAGTGACCCAAAGCAAAGCCAAGCAACTACTTTCGAGAACTTACATCCATGTGCTTCAAGTGCAGGGACCTCTTGCTATTGATGCTCTGTGATTGATTGCCATCTTGACAATATCCATTGGGTCTTTTACATGTTTGATCTGAACCGCCAAGAGAGTAACCCTAAGATCTGGAAGCCTAACAGTAACTGCATCAATGGTATCTGCCTCAGCTTTAACAGTCCGGCTACTAGAAAATATATTCAAGCCTCCCTGCTTCTATGTGACCTTCCtccaattatattatattaattttcacAAGGTGTGGATTATCATCTTATAGTAATATATACAAACACCTTTTCTATTGATCTATTGGTAGAAATATTATAAGCCTAATCGCCTTTTTCATTgttcaaaaattataatcttcACCCAAGACTaattttaacataaattatttcTTTAATGTGTACAAACTCGAGAACACGCAACCTAAGATAAAAACAACTATTTTAATGCAAAATGAtagtaatatattttctttctcaAAAACAGTTTAActagattatttttaaaagtaacctcaaaaaatctaaataaaaaacttacaattaTCTCtatgagtgaatgtagattgagTTATTATATTCTTTAGTTTAAGGTCTCataacatatgttataatattgGTTGTATTTTAAGGGTTATATTTtggaatctatttttttttttgaaaaattaaatttgatatGTATGTGTTTacttttgtgtatagtaaactcTTTAAAAGTTGATTTTAAGTTCAATGAAGTGTTTGTGTTCTGTTTAgtgaatatttgattttaggatTTATGTGACTTaagtattataataaataatgtaCTAGAAGACTTACTTCTCAGGGGAATGTAAATTCAGGattttgaatactttttttGAAAGTattctgaatcaaaaatattaaactttaaaaacaaaattgtgcGATTGGATAAATTATTAAGATTCGTTTATTCTTGTGTCCATCACTCCCATATTATTCGAATTTCAACCTGattaccaaaaataaaagataattagCTCGTGATCCGTCCTTTGAATGAacatgtatattttttgttttaatgtatttaaaaaaaagttatatttttgtttttctttgtaatttcctttgtgtttttctttgaaatcatatttgtgtataaaccttaatcaaaatctattttataaaagaatagcaatttaaaagttgacATGTTGGCATACGCTTGTTGCCAGGTACGTTCACAGGCCACAATGTTCGGTTTCTCCCTTGGTTTCCAATCAAAGAAAGAACGTTGCAGCAAGTGAAGATGACAACAACAACCGATACAATTCATCGGAACCGCTTCCAAGTGCTCCGAGAAGAAACGAAGCCAGCTTTAACAATAGAGCTGACTCATCTCAGATGAATTCTTGGCCAGGGCAGAGTTCTTACCCAACACCAGTTCCATTCAACAGCATACAGTTCAACACAGCTGCCATGACTCCTGCTTCACTGTCTCCAAGCCCGAGCTCCGTTAGCCCGCATGAGTACAGCTCCATGTTTCACCCTTTCAACGGTTCCATGGATGCAGAGGAGAGAAGACACGTGTCTTCTGCAACCGAACTTAGTGCAATAGGCAATGACTGCAGTGCTAACTCGTCGTCTGTGGGGAAAATCAGCAGTCTCTTCAACGAGAAGCTGCTTTGAACAAGTTCCGGATGAAACGCAAGGACAGATGTTTTGACAAAAAGGTATATAAAACTCATGACTACATAGTGGCTATGTTAAGGAGAATGATTCTAACCTTTTGGATGATACTTTGCACCAGGTTCGTTATGAGAGCCGGAAGAAACTGGCTGAGCAACGTCCGCGTATCAAAGGCCAGTTCGTTCGTCAGGTCCAGTCCACTGAGACCACCACAACACAAGAAGCTCCACAATGGTCCAAAcatattgattatatatagtttaattttgttttcaccGATACAGGCGGTGTTCTTGAGCTAACTCACCACGTACGTAGTCGTGTGTACATAGTCTTCTTGTTGTTGAGTTTAGTTAGTTACTCTACACTTACGTTATCTCCTTACATTACAGATACCTGATTGTGTCTTCTACTAGTCTCTTAATTACAACGAAAATACACATTATGTTCCAAAATCTTcattcatcatcatcgtcaCCATCATCTTCGTCATCATCATCCAAAGCGTTTGATTCTTGCTCGTAGATCTGATACTCTCCATCGCTATCAGTACCATCCAAGGCTGGTTTGCTGCTTGGAAATCTATCGAACAATCCTTGGAGATACGTTCTCgagttgttgttctccatctCACCATCTTATCATCATTTAAAGAATAACTAAGATCAAGCTCTTATTTGCCTTGAGAACTTTTCTAATCTCCTAAACACTCGAGAAAGTGCATAATAATTCATCAAATTTTGTGCTTGCGTTATCAAAAAAGTTTAGGATTTGAAGGATACATCCATGCGAACTTAACGAtatctcatcatcatcatctgcaGCCTGCGAAGAGGAACAAAGAAATGATGAAATGGATTTTTCGAGGAAAATAGTGAGTGAAGTAAATAAGAAAAAGTTTATAACAATGATTACCACATCGAGTTCCTCGTACTCCTCATCCACGTCTTCAGCATCTTCATCCGCTGATACCTCTTTctctttgtttgtgtttttattctttttcgtATCTTCCCCACCTGCGTATTATCTTACATCAGTACCTGTTATTTCCATATATTCTAAGGagaagaatgtgttcgatggcgAATGATAATAAGACTCGGGCAGATGAGTCCCACTTATAATATTTTACGTTACATACTCTCCTAGAGAAATGTTTATTCGGATTTAACTTCACCATGCTTTAACTCAAATTCAAATCCATCGAGACAGAAACACATGTCAACAGTCACTAACTAGAATAATTAAAACGTGAATAACATGGCAACGTGAAGTTATGTTGTTGATCTTACCTTTAATTTTTTCGAGGTGATCTGGTTTGCAAGATGTCAGTGAATCTTTCTGAATTCTTGTCTTCTCTGACCTCTCAAACTCATCTTGAATAGATTTAAATACATCTTCGAAACCTGGCTCAGGAAACACAGATACAAACCTCACAGCTACACGGAGCCTCAGATTATCAAGCAGCGCTTCTGAGAACCATCCTGTTTTATACTGCCAACAAAACATGAATCAAATAACCAAAACATCATATGGAACAAAAGGACTTGTCAGAGTTTTAATGTATTGTGTGTGATTGGTGAAGCATTGGTAGTGGCATTTTAGCAAGTGCATATAAACATTTGATCTGTAACTTTTTCATAATGAAGCAAGCAACATGTCATATCTATCCAGCAAGAGACTACTTGAGAACTTACATTACAAGTAGTTTGCTTGGGAGGCTTTCTTATCTCTCTCTGAATGTACTCGTCTTCAAGTTCAAATAGCTGTAGAAATGTTTGGCATTTGAAAGGGAAAACTTTGAAAGCACAAATGTCTTCCCAGCTTCGCTTTGACCTGTCACAAAGAGGAACTTAGTTACCACCTTATAATCCAACGGTTCAGCTACAACTTTTCGATGTATCATGTTAAATACATGATATGCACCCACATAAACCATCTTAAATTCGCTAAAAGAAGATATTGAGGTTGAGATCATCGGAAATTTGGACAAAATTTGACTTAAAACTTCTACAAGTTAATTGATACAAATGTGATTTCTGGAGAATTTAGACACATTTCCTTTCTCCTACACTTCACCACGGATCAATACTTTCAAAGAAATGTTAAAATGTTTTCTATTTTCCTGTCCCTTTTTGAGTAGAGAAAAGATTtgagtttataagaaaataggAAACGCTTACTTGTTACTTGCATTGGCATCACAATAACCCCTTAATTCAGGTGGAACCCTGAACTCCATTCTCTGGTATCTGAAAATAAATTACAGAAAGTAAATAGCTTTGACATACATCTACAAACTGGATGCAAATAAAGAGACTTGACATACTTTTTCTGTTCTAGTTTGAGTTTTGAGGTGAACAAAATGAGAATTCTACATTACATATAGAGGGAGAGAACTCACACACGAGACTCAGGATCTTTCCGTGGATCATAGCCTCTTTTAATCCAGAACCTAAGAAAAGGACCACCCGAGAAATAATATGCAGACCGAAGAAGAAACCTGCAGAGAAAGCTCCAGAAAGTTGGTTATTGCAGTACTAAGACAACTAATACACATAAGAAACCCACAGAATCTCTTCACCTGTTTAGCATGTGATGTGTGCATTTAAGACCTTTATCAAGTAGTCGTTGGACTATGGAATCTCTTGTCCACACAGGTCGCTCGTCAAACAGTGCAGACACTGCTACTTGCCATTGCCATTGGTCGGAGCTGGGACCAATGAAGCCTTCCCAGTTTAATACCTTTGGGATCTGTATGAACGCTAAGGACCGATCATAGATATCCAAAATGACATAAAAGCATCAAACGAACATGGCTTCAAACTAGGCTATAATAAGATTTGGAAGATCACAAAAACAGAGAAAAGGATATCTTTGACACTGAAATCAATTGCAAATACTGGGCCAATATCGTCCTGCATCATTAGTAAAAACAATTAGAAAATGGAGAAGTAGTACCACATACAAATTATCATGCCACCATTAATGGCGAAGTAGCAAACACATACCTCACAAAGGTTCTGAGTTGGTGCCTCCTCTTTCTTTTTCGGGCCTGATGTTCCTGGAAGTTTCAGCCTGTGCTCaaacaacaaaaatgaaattaaaaatagaacttCAAACACTTTAATCAACTACGTCTTTCTTCATCGTTCACCTATAACTAACATACTCCTTACTAAGATTCACATGAACACAAATAGCTTCACGTGGACATAATTTGTGTTAGCAGGTAAGAATGTAAAAAAACAGTGAAGACAGTGTAATCTTACACCAAGTTGTCTGGCATATCTTTGGGTGCAAAGAACTGCGGCAATAACATCATTACATCTTCATCAGCCATGTCCATGAGATCATCGTTTCCtgtatgatatatttattttaaactatgCTACAAAACCTTGAGATTTgcaaaatataatgaaatacACCAAACGAACGGAGAAGAATCACCTGCAAGCGGCTTCACCTCCATCCATTTCCTCTTCCTCTGCTGTGCTACATCCGCGTGAATAGGAATAACATGCTGGTAGTCAACCATGCCTTTACAATAAGAGTGGATACAATGGGAAACTTTAAGCAAAAGCTCATTCTACAAGACGCATTTAGAAGCACATAACAATTTGGAGAGATAAGTTCTTACCATCGAAGCAATACGATTCAGACACACGAGCTGCAATATCAGCACACAGAGCTGGGCATGCACCGCTAGTGGCAAGAACAGGATGAGTTTCTTCAGGAACTCTCTTAACATCCTCCTTATAAATTTTCAACAGAAAACCATTAAAAGGACGTCTCTCTCCCCAGGCAGGATGTGCATAAGGGTCTTCAGGGCGGAAACGTAGCTCAAGCTTGTTTGAGGTTGATTCTCTTGCCTAAACCAAagtgaataaaccaaaaatttgaTATTAATCAACTTCATATCTTTCTTGAGTAACTCAGGAAACGCTTACCGTTGCGATCCCTTGGATTCCTCCAAGAGTCTCCAGGGCTCGGGAGATAGATGATGGATAACCAGGGTAGTGCATTACAAACGTCTCCTTGCTCGGCAAGTTACCTGATACAGTTCCTGTTTCTATGATTCCCATCGTTTCTCTCCAAATCTCACCTCGCTGGTGATACACACATACATCAAATTAGCTTATCTGTTACTATGTGTTGATGCTCTTCAAGCTCAAATTACAATGAACCTAGTGACTGAAACCTAGAGCTGGAACTAGTTCGAGACCATGGAagcgagagagcgagagagcgagagagagagagcgagactTATAGTCAAATTACGCAGAGGCTCTAGACAGAGATAACGATGGTGTACCAGAAGTGGCGGTTACGGATCGGAATGGATCTCGAAATTGAGACGGAGCGGGAAGTAGTTGGAGAGCGCCGGGAGGAGAAGGAATCACCGGAGCTTTCTTGCCTCCTGCCTTTGTGGCGAATTGTTAAACGGCGACATTTTAGTCTTTACATGTGGATTGGTCGAAATCTGATCTCATGCTGGTTATTCCAGACCGGATTAACCGGTTTAATCATTTTTAGTCTTCTTTCTAAAAGTCTAATAATGAGAAAAGGAACCAAtcaaatgttttcttttgtataaTCTAAACCTCGATTATTTAATGACTTACAGAAACGAAAAAGAAATTAGAAATCTATATGATATGCATGAATATGTACCGCATGTACATTCTACCAAAGACATTTTGAACTTTTGCCGAATGTTtacaactaaatatttaataatttcatcTGAAGTGATGTTTTGAAATTTAGAACATAAGATATGCTTAAACATAAGATTTTTAAGCACTTAGCAATGAAAAtgtttatacatataaaaagataacaaaacgagTTTGAAAATAtccgaccaaaaaaaaaaagatggaaatGCTTAACAATTGTGTTAGCAGCATCAAACAAAGGACATTCTTCTAAATCATGGTACTTTTTaagattaacatatatgtgtatttttCTAAGAAATCAGAATCTATCTATTTGTTTGAACGCGTTAAGAGTTTGATCAGAAAAAGTGTCAAACTGATAACCATCGAGAAAATCACATGTGTTAATATCAATGTACATCGTGACACCTAGCTACGATCGTGATCAGACAAAACTTTTCTAGTGACTCTAATTCTAGTTTTTTCAGCCATCTACAATACCTTGTcattaacaaaaataacaaCTTAATATGAATATAGATTTAGTCGTGTATCTTATTAgtgaaatttaaaacataagatgCTTAAACATAAGATTTTTAAACACTTAGCAATGacaatgtatatacatataaaaagataacaaaacataATTTGGAAATGTccgaccaaaacaaaaaaaatgatagaaatgCTTAACAATTGTGTTAGCAACATCAGACAAGAGACATTCTTCTAAATCATGGTACTTTTAAGATCACCATATATGTGTATTTTtctaagaaaacataatctatCTAATTGTTTGAACGCGTTAAGAGTTTGATCAGGAAAAGTGTCGAACTGATAACCATCGAGAAAATCACATGTGTTAATATCAATGTACATCGTGACACCTAGCTACGATCGTGATCAGACAAATTTTTTCTAGTGACTCTAATTCTAGTTTTTTCAGCCATCTACAATACCTTGTCATTAACAAAAATAACAGCTTAATATGAATATAGATTTAGTCGTGTATCCTATTAGTGAAATTTAGAACATAAGATGCTTaaacatatgatttttaaacACTTAGCAATGacaatgtatatacatataaaaaaaataacaaaacagagTTTGAAAATGTcagaccaaaacaaaaaaaaaatgatggaaATGCTTAACAATTGTGTTAGCAACATCAAACAAAGGACATTCTTCTAAATCATGGTACTTTTTAAGATCACCATATATGTGTATTTTTCTAAGAAAGCAGAATCTATCTAATTGTTTAAACGCGTTAAGAGTTTGATCAGGAAAAGTGTCGAACTGATAACCATCGAGAAAATCACATGTGTTAATATCAATACACATCGTGACACCTAGCTACGATCGTGATCAGACAAAACTTTTCTAGTGActctaattttagtttttttcagcCATCTACAATACCTTGTcattaacaaaaataacaatttaataTGAATATAGATTTAGTCGTGTATCCTATTAGTGAAAAACTTTGTCGTTAACACATATAACAATTTAATAGATGAATGATAATAGAGACGAGTTAAAGTAGTTTTGTATCTAAACATTATTAAAGATGCAAATATAGAGGTGGGTTAGAGATGCTCTTATGCAAAACAGTTATAGATATGTATAAGAAAAATGAGTCATGATGATATGTTTTtacgaaaacaaaaaataattaaaataaatatacacaatatttttttgtagacatatagtaaataaatatttatatccacGAAATCGCAGACATTCACTTAGttataactaattaattataCCATTTTCTGTGAGATACATAGTTATAACTAATCAATTAAGTTGATGGAAAGCACTATTCTAAAATAAACTAATTAAGAGTTATGCTTAAATCCTAAATTGTTAAATTTATGAAGTTATTGGAATTTATGCATTAATGTTTAGAAAAAGATTGACATGATTTTGAGAATTTATGCATAATGATTAGGAAATACTTCCTTCAtttgttgaaaataaaaataaatttaacatattgTATATATCAAATTGTATAGTATGAAATGAATTAATAATGGGTAATGTTTTCCATGATCCACATGAAGAAATATAATCGACTGAAATTGTCGAAGTTACAATAATCAAATTGTTTGAATTTGATATTAAGTTTTGAGATATGTGTTAAAAAATGTATGTTAACTAATAAGATAATTTAAGGCTATGTGCATACCTTAAAACACCTATATGGACACTGTATTGTCCATCTTTTATAACATCAAAGTTTGTATATAGAATTGCATATAACAAAATGACTAGAATCACAAAAGAACATGAAAATTGAAGTTTTACTCTAAAAATCAAAGTTATAcataatgaataaataattgGTGTTGATGTTGATGATTTACAAGAAGAAATATAATCGATTGAAATTGTGAAAGTCATATTCTAATCAAATTGCttaaatttcatattaagtttgaatatttttatgttaaaagatgtctcttaacaaataaaataactttAAGC encodes:
- the LOC106382606 gene encoding general transcription factor 3C polypeptide 5 — translated: MGIIETGTVSGNLPSKETFVMHYPGYPSSISRALETLGGIQGIATARESTSNKLELRFRPEDPYAHPAWGERRPFNGFLLKIYKEDVKRVPEETHPVLATSGACPALCADIAARVSESYCFDGMVDYQHVIPIHADVAQQRKRKWMEVKPLAGNDDLMDMADEDVMMLLPQFFAPKDMPDNLVLKLPGTSGPKKKEEAPTQNLCEDDIGPVFAIDFSVKEIPKVLNWEGFIGPSSDQWQWQVAVSALFDERPVWTRDSIVQRLLDKGLKCTHHMLNRFLLRSAYYFSGGPFLRFWIKRGYDPRKDPESRVYQRMEFRVPPELRGYCDANASNKSKRSWEDICAFKVFPFKCQTFLQLFELEDEYIQREIRKPPKQTTCNYKTGWFSEALLDNLRLRVAVRFVSVFPEPGFEDVFKSIQDEFERSEKTRIQKDSLTSCKPDHLEKIKGGEDTKKNKNTNKEKEVSADEDAEDVDEEYEELDVAADDDDEISLSSHGYGEMENNNSRTYLQGLFDRFPSSKPALDGTDSDGEYQIYEQESNALDDDDEDDGDDDDE